One segment of Lepus europaeus isolate LE1 unplaced genomic scaffold, mLepTim1.pri SCAFFOLD_385, whole genome shotgun sequence DNA contains the following:
- the LOC133755031 gene encoding dehydrogenase/reductase SDR family member 2, mitochondrial-like, translated as MALERCGGIDFLMCNAALNPLVGSTLGASEQVWDKILSVNVKSPALLLSLLLPHTERRGSAAVVLVTSISAYMPQVELGAYNISKTALLGLTRTLALELAPRDIRVNCLVPGLIETDFSKVLHKNKAFWNLFKENQKLQRIGQPEDCAGLVAFLCSPDASYITGESIVVAGFSPRL; from the coding sequence ATGGCCCTGGAGCGCTGCGGAGGCATCGACTTCCTGATGTGCAATGCTGCTCTCAACCCTCTGGTGGGGAGCACCCTAGGGGCCAGCGAGCAGGTGTGGGACAAGATCCTGAGCGTGAACGTGaagtccccagctctgctcctgagccTGCTGCTACCCCACACGGAGCGGAGGGGGAGCGCTGCCGTCGTCCTGGTCACTTCCATTTCGGCATACATGCCTCAAGTGGAGCTGGGAGCCTACAACATCAGCAAGACTGCCCTGCTGGGCCTCACCAGGACCCTGGCATTGGAGCTGGCCCCCAGGGACATCCGGGTGAACTGCCTCGTCCCAGGGCTGATTGAGACGGACTTCAGCAAAGTGTTACACAAAAACAAGGCTTTCTGGAACCTCTTTAAGGAAAACCAGAAGCTGCAGAGGATCGGGCAGCCAGAGGACTGCGCGGGACTTGTGGCTTTCCTgtgctccccagatgccagctACATCACCGGCGAGAGCATCGTGGTGGCCGGCTTCTCCCCTCGGCTCTGA